One window of the Natrinema sp. CBA1119 genome contains the following:
- a CDS encoding CapA family protein produces MPFRIGFTGDVMIGRLVDDRQRSRSVDAVWGNVLERLHKLDGLVINLECVLSTRGREWQRTHRPFHFRADPEWAIPALERAGVDICALANNHVLDYEAVALRDTIAALDEAGIAHAGAGETIDEALEPAIRTIGGSSAGDDEPKQNADGDGGLDVAVVSFTDNTPEYAADENSPGTARIEIDIDDSESRRLVSDALERARETNPDLLVASLHWGPNMVTEPPESFREFGRWLIEAGVDVVHGHSAHVFQGIEVHNGRPIVYDAGDFVDDYRVDDELRNDRSFLFVLAVTPDGQPTELRLHPTEIDDCVVREASPAAAAWSRERMRELSKPFGTEFDRDGDGLVLSLEA; encoded by the coding sequence ATGCCCTTCCGAATCGGCTTCACGGGCGACGTGATGATCGGTCGGCTCGTCGACGACCGTCAACGAAGTCGATCCGTCGATGCGGTCTGGGGGAACGTCCTCGAGCGCCTTCACAAACTGGACGGGCTGGTGATAAACCTCGAGTGCGTGCTCTCGACGCGCGGCCGAGAGTGGCAACGCACGCACCGTCCGTTTCACTTCCGAGCCGATCCCGAGTGGGCAATTCCGGCCCTCGAACGCGCGGGCGTCGATATCTGTGCGCTGGCGAACAACCACGTCCTGGACTACGAAGCGGTCGCGCTGCGGGACACCATCGCGGCGCTCGACGAAGCCGGCATCGCTCACGCGGGTGCCGGCGAGACGATCGACGAGGCGCTCGAGCCCGCGATTCGGACGATCGGTGGCTCCAGCGCCGGCGACGATGAACCGAAACAGAACGCGGACGGCGACGGTGGACTCGACGTGGCGGTCGTCTCGTTCACTGACAACACGCCGGAGTACGCGGCCGACGAGAACTCGCCGGGGACGGCCCGGATCGAAATCGATATCGACGATTCGGAGTCGCGGCGGCTTGTGTCGGATGCGCTCGAGCGCGCACGCGAGACGAATCCCGATCTGCTGGTCGCCTCGCTGCACTGGGGGCCGAACATGGTGACGGAACCGCCCGAGTCGTTCCGGGAGTTCGGCCGCTGGCTGATCGAAGCGGGCGTCGACGTCGTTCACGGCCACAGCGCGCACGTCTTTCAGGGGATCGAAGTCCACAACGGCCGGCCGATCGTCTACGACGCGGGGGATTTCGTCGACGACTATCGGGTCGACGACGAGTTGCGAAACGACCGGAGCTTTCTGTTCGTCCTCGCGGTGACACCCGACGGACAGCCGACCGAACTCCGATTACACCCCACCGAGATCGACGACTGTGTGGTCCGCGAGGCGAGCCCGGCGGCCGCCGCGTGGTCCCGCGAGCGGATGCGCGAGCTCTCGAAACCCTTTGGCACCGAGTTCGACCGGGACGGCGACGGGCTCGTCCTGTCGCTCGAGGCGTAG
- the pyrH gene encoding UMP kinase: MKVVVSIGGSVLVPEPGGDRVAEHAAVIEQLIAEGCRIGAVVGGGGVAREYISAARELGANEIELDQLGIDVTRLNARLLIAALSEESVTAPALDYEEASEALRRDDICIMGGVAPAQTTDAVGAALAEYIDADLLVYATSVPGVYSDDPNEDDDATKYDRLSAAELVDVIAGLEMNAGASAPVDLLAAKIIERSGMRTIVLDGTDPDRIARAVRHGDHEGTDVIPDGAGEEPTYWASNEQ; encoded by the coding sequence ATGAAAGTGGTCGTCTCTATCGGCGGGAGCGTCCTCGTTCCCGAGCCCGGCGGGGATCGGGTCGCCGAACACGCTGCCGTCATCGAGCAACTCATCGCGGAGGGCTGTCGGATCGGTGCCGTCGTCGGGGGCGGCGGCGTCGCCCGCGAATACATCTCGGCCGCTCGAGAGCTCGGCGCAAACGAGATCGAACTCGATCAGCTGGGAATCGACGTGACGCGACTCAACGCTCGGCTGCTCATCGCGGCGCTGAGCGAGGAGTCCGTGACCGCACCGGCCCTCGATTACGAGGAAGCCAGCGAGGCGCTCCGCCGGGACGACATCTGCATTATGGGCGGGGTCGCACCGGCCCAGACCACGGACGCCGTCGGGGCCGCCCTCGCGGAGTACATCGACGCCGACCTGCTCGTCTACGCGACGAGCGTCCCCGGCGTCTACAGCGACGACCCCAACGAGGACGACGACGCGACCAAGTACGACCGGCTCTCCGCCGCGGAGCTGGTCGACGTCATCGCCGGCCTCGAGATGAACGCCGGCGCGTCCGCACCCGTCGACCTGCTGGCGGCGAAGATCATCGAGCGCTCGGGGATGCGCACCATCGTCCTCGACGGCACCGATCCCGACCGGATCGCCCGCGCGGTTCGCCACGGCGATCACGAGGGGACGGACGTTATCCCCGACGGTGCCGGCGAAGAACCGACCTACTGGGCGAGCAACGAGCAATGA